From one Candidatus Neomarinimicrobiota bacterium genomic stretch:
- a CDS encoding c-type cytochrome, with the protein MSWIKNIFFFQLLYWMTAVSAQTSIADSLLTSLACGNCHLGVRQNPEIREMTPDLSSAGLRYRPAYIYKFLQHPIQVRHNIGAARMPGFHFDEREALAVTLFLMEQKKDVNLAGLPKSLVSTSQLDAERLIEEELECTRCHGLNGQGNNTSTDLTDAGARLNKEWLKNYLVAPRLFDGDDTAMPSFFYQVDASTKNYKPVTPDASARIDAVVAYFMALTADEAGEGEKQFSATRHRYPEITAETGRNIFQSQNCQVCHTLDGLEPWFERNGPDLSIESQRVRREWLASYMSEPHAVRPFGYFPGSGSRMPNYRLTDNEAEALTEHFVKKRRSGSTTSPDKLSAFSQQKAVLLLQEKLSCLGCHRLGDLGGKIGPDLTNAASRLKAPFVDMMILNPRMLVPESIMPKVPLPSKTARLIGNYLKGAESRSENPSYLSLIDHEPYNPKGSLYREFCSVCHGLTGGGDGFNARYLPKTPISHSDPILMSERPDDTLYDGIHAGGAVLNRHHFMPPWGETLAPHDMQSLVEEIRKFCQCQGPEWSELQ; encoded by the coding sequence TTGAGTTGGATCAAGAACATATTCTTCTTCCAGTTGCTTTACTGGATGACCGCTGTCTCGGCGCAGACGAGCATTGCTGATAGCCTCTTGACATCCTTGGCTTGTGGGAATTGCCATCTCGGTGTAAGGCAAAATCCGGAGATCAGGGAAATGACGCCAGATTTAAGCAGTGCAGGACTTAGGTATCGGCCGGCCTATATCTACAAATTCCTCCAACATCCTATACAGGTCCGGCACAATATTGGTGCGGCACGCATGCCAGGATTTCATTTTGATGAAAGGGAGGCTCTCGCCGTGACGCTTTTTCTCATGGAGCAGAAAAAAGATGTGAACTTGGCTGGCCTTCCAAAAAGTTTAGTTTCTACTAGTCAACTGGACGCTGAACGGCTGATTGAGGAGGAGCTTGAGTGTACGCGCTGCCACGGTTTGAACGGGCAAGGTAATAATACATCCACCGATCTCACCGATGCCGGGGCAAGACTAAACAAAGAGTGGCTGAAAAATTACCTTGTGGCACCGCGGCTTTTTGATGGTGATGACACGGCCATGCCTAGTTTCTTCTATCAAGTCGATGCATCTACCAAAAACTACAAACCTGTCACACCTGATGCATCTGCACGAATTGATGCTGTTGTCGCTTATTTCATGGCACTTACCGCAGATGAAGCAGGAGAAGGAGAAAAGCAATTCTCCGCCACCCGCCATCGGTATCCAGAGATAACTGCTGAAACCGGCCGCAATATTTTCCAGTCCCAGAACTGCCAGGTTTGCCATACTCTTGATGGTTTGGAGCCATGGTTTGAGCGCAACGGTCCCGATCTGTCTATCGAGTCACAGCGGGTTCGGCGAGAATGGTTGGCCAGTTATATGTCAGAGCCTCATGCTGTGCGGCCGTTCGGTTATTTCCCGGGCTCCGGCAGTCGCATGCCCAACTACAGGTTAACCGATAATGAAGCGGAAGCATTGACAGAACATTTTGTGAAAAAGAGGAGAAGTGGCTCAACAACTTCACCTGATAAACTCTCAGCATTTTCACAACAAAAGGCGGTGTTGCTCCTTCAGGAAAAGCTGTCATGCCTAGGGTGCCATCGCTTGGGTGACCTGGGTGGCAAGATTGGTCCCGATCTCACCAACGCTGCTAGCCGCTTGAAGGCACCTTTCGTAGATATGATGATTCTTAATCCTAGGATGCTGGTTCCTGAGTCTATCATGCCGAAAGTACCGTTGCCATCGAAGACAGCGAGACTCATCGGGAACTATCTAAAAGGTGCAGAATCCCGGTCCGAAAATCCTTCTTATCTTTCCCTCATTGATCACGAACCCTATAATCCCAAGGGAAGTTTATACCGGGAATTCTGCTCCGTTTGTCACGGCCTCACCGGCGGCGGTGACGGCTTTAATGCGCGGTATCTTCCCAAGACTCCCATTTCACATTCCGATCCAATCCTTATGAGTGAGCGGCCGGATGACACTTTGTATGATGGTATCCACGCTGGCGGTGCTGTTTTGAACAGGCACCACTTCATGCCGCCGTGGGGAGAGACACTTGCACCTCATGATATGCAAAGTCTGGTGGAAGAAATACGGAAGTTTTGTCAATGCCAAGGACCGGAGTGGTCGGAGTTACAGTGA
- a CDS encoding dicarboxylate/amino acid:cation symporter: MKLHWQIFIAMALGAIFALVLGEKALIAAPLGTIFMRLLKMIIVPLILTSITSGVAGLGDPKTLGRVGIKTFGYYLMSSMLAILIGLVLTNIIQPGVGAKVPDTVEEFNPSQLQQPDSLGSILIRMIPTNPVKAAAEGDILGLIFFAIIFGFAITQLKGKPHDFLVNLFDNSFQAMMKLTHAIIRLAPIGVFGLISNAVATSGFELFKAVGMYMITIASGLTLHLAIVLPLLLFLFTGESPLKHGRAMMSAMATAFSTSSSGATLPVTMDCIENNVGVSNKVTSFVLPLGATINMDGTALYECAGVLFICQAIPGIDLSFSAQMVVVITAFLASVGAAAVPSAGLVMIFIVLNAVGLGDHPTAALLVGTMLAVDRPLDMYRTVVNVTSDSIGTVIVAKSEGETDFYKTI; this comes from the coding sequence ATGAAACTCCACTGGCAGATTTTCATTGCTATGGCGCTGGGAGCCATTTTTGCTCTTGTTCTGGGCGAAAAAGCACTCATTGCCGCACCGTTGGGAACGATCTTTATGCGACTTCTGAAGATGATTATTGTGCCGCTCATTCTGACCTCCATCACCTCTGGCGTGGCGGGACTGGGCGATCCCAAGACATTGGGGAGGGTAGGAATCAAAACGTTTGGTTACTATTTAATGAGTTCCATGCTTGCCATTCTTATCGGTCTCGTCCTCACCAACATCATACAACCCGGTGTCGGTGCCAAAGTCCCCGATACGGTGGAAGAGTTCAACCCATCTCAACTCCAACAGCCAGATTCCCTGGGAAGTATTCTCATCAGAATGATTCCGACAAACCCAGTGAAAGCCGCTGCTGAGGGAGACATTCTGGGCCTGATCTTTTTTGCGATTATATTCGGTTTCGCCATAACACAACTCAAGGGCAAGCCTCACGACTTCTTGGTGAATCTATTCGATAATAGTTTCCAGGCCATGATGAAGTTGACCCACGCTATTATCAGACTTGCACCGATCGGTGTCTTTGGCTTGATTTCGAATGCCGTTGCCACATCTGGCTTTGAACTGTTTAAGGCTGTGGGGATGTACATGATTACCATCGCTTCAGGCTTGACACTTCACCTTGCAATTGTCCTACCTCTATTGCTGTTTCTCTTCACAGGTGAAAGTCCCCTGAAGCACGGTCGTGCGATGATGTCTGCCATGGCTACAGCGTTTTCTACCAGTTCCTCAGGTGCAACACTTCCGGTAACAATGGATTGCATAGAAAATAATGTTGGCGTCTCAAACAAGGTCACCAGTTTTGTCCTCCCTTTAGGAGCTACTATAAATATGGATGGAACCGCCCTCTATGAATGTGCCGGAGTTCTCTTCATCTGCCAGGCAATTCCGGGCATTGATCTTTCCTTTTCCGCTCAAATGGTAGTAGTTATTACCGCTTTTTTGGCTTCTGTTGGCGCCGCAGCCGTCCCCTCAGCAGGACTGGTTATGATCTTCATCGTCCTCAATGCGGTGGGGCTCGGAGACCACCCCACTGCCGCCCTCCTTGTGGGAACGATGCTCGCTGTTGATAGACCGCTAGACATGTATCGCACCGTAGTTAATGTGACCAGTGATAGTATCGGCACTGTTATAGTCGCCAAATCTGAAGGGGAAACAGACTTTTACAAGACCATATAA